Below is a window of Ornithodoros turicata isolate Travis chromosome 7, ASM3712646v1, whole genome shotgun sequence DNA.
gattcatcctttgcgtcgttcgtgatttatgcgcGAAGGAAACTGCAATTTACGCTTGTCCTCTTCTCCCCTTCTGAAGAGGCGTGACACGGCGGTGAGGATATGGTGTCCAATCATCGTGAGGcaatcgtttgcggagaccaatgccAAGCCGCCTCGCACTGTTGCACCCCTTGAGAAGGACAGCGGAGGGAAATCGTGTTTAAGTCTCGAACGACGCAACGAATGAAtcccgtattttttttttttttttgtattgctgtGAAGGTAACGGTATCGCTCATTCTACAAGGataatttttgcactttagtgggCCTTTCAGTCTATTAACCACGACCTTATTAGATCATGAGACCTTGATATCATAAGACATGTCATTAGACcttagattataacgaccatgtcatagtcGGCAATCCCAATGAGGAGCCCGCTTCagcacgttcaaaattcaaatttccattgtccaatcatgatgtagatctcgcgggccgatgagtacgcccctagcggatcgtgagGAGTCAAtaaggagcccgtccgcacgatccgcaatgggcgctactcatcggccctcGAGATCTACAtaatgattggacaatggaaatttgaattttgaacgcgctgAAGCGAACGCACGACTACCGTACTAGCACACTCAAACAGCTCTTATATGCTCCCATgcaaacgcgtagaatgatgatgataatataCTTTAGAGTGAAATATCTCCCGTGGGACTTCCGCCGCTTGTAcgaaaatactaaggtaagctgaagtacaaagtattgtagaagttgaggaagtaatatggcgggccgatgagtagcgccaccgctagcttccaaatgcggtgcTGGGTAGGGGTTcctatgacatggtcattaTAGTCTAGTAACTCGTGGCAGTAAcaggagcgacattccccagaataccaTAGcgcaagatgcgaaaaacgccaTAGCTTTCTACTGTCACGTGTCTTCACGTGGAGTGTTAACCGTGGGAAATATCcagcgacacagccacaagagatTCCGTAACAGATGACAGGACCACGACCTTCGCAGCGTCGCATTTGGatgctagcggtggcgctgctcatcagcctggttattgcttcctcaacttctacaatactttgtgcTTCAGCTTAACTtcgtatttttgtacaagcggtggatatcccacggaagatgtttcattctaaagttgattatcatcatcattctacgcgttttcataggagctgttgctgtcgtctgctacggtagccgtacgtccgcttctgcgcgttcaaactgcaaatttccattgtccaatcatgatgcagatctcgcggaccgatgagtagcgcccgtAGCGGATCGtccggacgggctcctcataggggttgccgattatgacatcgtcattataatctagtaggtcgtggacaGGACAAGCCGATGACAGTGTCacctgctaagtgtcgtctgctacgcgcgCAGTAAGTCAcacccgatattccggcaccgtgtgaatgctcaacatggCACTGGGCGGAACCTCGGCTCCGTGAGCAGTATTTTGATTTCTCTTCAACtatagaatcttccgtgaggatatcACTCGTTTGAGTACACGGTTCCGTTTAGGAGAACCAGACTTCTGAAACATAGAGTCGACACATGCTGAATTTTATTGTGCTTTAAAGCGCTTAGCACTCCTTCGATTGCTCGTAAGATTACAGCGTACGAGATGCACCTATTGAACCATTCCATCGGATAACTCGTCGCTTAGCCACAGCTCTGATGACGTCTCAGATAAACTTTCGACGTAGATGCTTTCTTCCTGTTCGCTTCCGCGCAGTTCATCTGCATACTGTGTTTCGAGCGCCTCTGCTGGGCTGTCTTGCCTTCGGTGAGAAAGAATCCAGTCGTAGACCACATGGCGCACGACCGTGAGTAAAAGGAAGAGGATACGTATGCCGGTGATTCCCTTAGCAAACAGGCTATCGGAGAACCCCTGAGCATGGTCTCTCAGTGCGGCGACGGTAATGCCTAGAAACGAAAAGTTCCCGATAttctgaaatgaaaaacaaaggtTCCTGTTTTTGTATTCCAGGAATACGGAAATATTTATGGCGAATCTCACTGGGTGAGCACTTCAATCCGCTACGTATAGCAACAAACCCCGGCACGCAGAGATCCAATCCATCAGCGCAAAGTAGTCCAGGTGAGAGCTTGGTGAAAGCCGTTACATGTACCATCAGACACAGCTGGCCAGACTGCCCAACGCTTGCTGTTGCGTTGCTCTACGAAATGCGGAAGCAATGGCAGCCTTTATCGCAGACTCGGTCGAACCTGAGTTTTCTCGACGGCGCACAAATGAGCGCTCCGTCGTGATGCAAGCTGACCTGAAATGACCAGAGGAACGCGCGAAGCTGCTCCAGAGCGACGAgtggaattcgccattagaCATCTTGAAGCCAGGTCATGACTTTGTTCCGAAAAATCCAGCTTCCATCTTAGTGTGGAAACACATATGATATTCTCACGTAGAAGCAATTTAGCCTGTGACATTTTGCTGGCTTATGGTAGTTCCGCTTGATCAGTGCGTTTGTGTGCATGTGCGTCTCAAGCACTGGTAAGCACCCGTCCGTTCACTCTCCTGAACGAAAGAGCCCGAGACTATGGAGAAAAAAGTACGAAGTACGTACACGAACCCTAATCTTGGGCGTTTTCGTTATGGATCTATGCCACGCCACAAGCGCGCTTGATTTTTAACTATTATTTCCGTAGATTCTCGGCTGGTACTTTGTTACTGGATCTATGCAACCATCATGCATCGTTCAGCTTATTTATTCTGCCATGAAAGTGCACGTTTCCTGTGAAGTAGACAAAATGAACGCATAAGTAGAAGGCAATAACAGGTGGCGACGACGATACGGATGCCTGACTAAAAGCAACGAAGGCTATACTGCGAAATGCATCTCCAACAGATGCCCCGAAACGCTATCGTAACGCAACCGCCCAAACGGATCTAGGGCAGTTATCCCGAAATTCCTATTCCTTCGCAGCGCTTGGGGGCCGTAGCCCGCCGGGGATTTCTACGCTTATTGCGAATTCGCGTGGTCATTTTCCGGTCACATTCCGAGCAACTCGTTGGCATGGTCAAAACGTAGCAATCTCGTGTGTTCTCGTGGCGTAgtatttgccagctagcactttttccgcCTGGCCTGGAAGTGACCGGGCAGCGGATTGTCCAACTATATCTGGTGTTGTCACATCCGCCTCGCGAAGATGGCGAGGGCATTCATTGGCCCGCGCGTCGAggttcacgtgggttagcagacggcggaacccgaagacgaaCGACCGCAACGCctctagcgtgatccaagcaactaaaaccgctagatctGGCAATCATATTCAGGTGGCAacagtcacgtgatccagcgcgtgCGCCGAACTAGCAGTTTCTCAGCGCTGGGCCGTGTGGCCCACAAAATGACCACCTGAATTCTCCATTAGTGTGTCGCAGTGATggctagtagttaaactacctgattgtaattaaaaagtagttatcaactacttgcagaaaagtagtggcaactacttgttaaactactatttcgagtagttaactacagtagttaggttacgcAGGCGCCAACTATTTCCGATtatgccgcaagctttacggcacgactgtgcttccgacttttaccttgagctagttgtttgatgagaacggaggtgcaatTGTGCCATGCATGCGTACTATAtattcacttttatcactgcttgtggttcatatttaggtgtccgagaacactatagaatgtaattggtgttgatggacaataAGTAGTTATAAATGTAGTTAAAAtatattgcagtagttaaagaagtagttttaactacctcccctgaaaagtagttgaactactagttaaactactccttcgcgaagtagttagtagttatagtagaAGTATAGTATAgtaactactgtagaagtagttagtggccatcactggtgtgTCATTGAGTGGATGCCTCTGGAGGTGACGTTAGTCTCTTCCTCACGTAGCGCACGTGTACGCAAGCCCGTTAGGCCATTGAACAATGCAGATTAATGTGGAGGGACTTAGATTAAATATAGGGGCAGATGTTCCGCCGAAAAATTGTGTTCTCATGTCACCTGTCTTGCAGATCGTTTCGGCGTGCTACAAAACGGGTGTTAGCAAAATACAAATCTTTGACTCCATTTTCATATCTAAGCAATTCTCTGAGCAGCCCACAGACATGAGTATTGCTTAGTGAATAAACTGTAACACGAAAACGCGGACAGGCAGGTTAAAGACAGTAAAGACAGTAAAAAGACTGCGCAATGAGTGTTACTCTCAAGCTGCTCTCTAAGaagaaaaggtagaattttctacccatctcggtagagctgtattgcaGCCACATTTCTACTCTAAcaaattttaccttttgggtataactgcagagtagaaactgcTCTTCAaccagtttgggtaggaaattctacctttttttcttagagcaaacgtgagagagacaAGAAAGGGAAAGGGACCCCAGCGATTATACCCGTGGTgtagaaggcgcgcgtggattggcccgcaagggtagaagtactgtcgttctaccagcttgggtagaaaattctactttTTCTTCTCAGAGTGATGCGCATGTTGCACGACATAACAACCCTATCAGCCAACCTTACCCTGGCAATGCGGTTCTATGCAACATCCACAGTCTACAGCATGCACAGACAGTTGTTTGCGCCAGCTCacaggtcatgctgaagactgggagaagGTGTATTCGAATCTCAACACGAGCTGTGCTGTTTGAAATTCTCCCTCAGGCTTTTGAGACGGATGTCTGcacacagttctccctgaactcagcccaggacgcatatactaaccccctgtccctgATTCCCCCTGTTGTCCCGCTTCCACCTCTCCACGTCTACACAGGCCCATAGTCGCAGTTGATTCGCGGTGTAAGCATGGAAATAAAAGACATATAACTGCCGGAAAAGTGTATTACCGTGCGCGAAATTGTTGGTGCTTGTGTGCGGTGCATCTTATGACGCGGTGAGTAGACACAGACGAAGTGCTGCCCAGTAGTGAAACTTCTGTATAGTACGGACATCCAGGTACTTATTTTGTACAGTGTACACTAAAGGCGTCAGTACACGATAGGCATTCAGGTAAGACCATCGAAGCTTGCCCTAGGAAATGCAGCTATCCGCAGTATATATAGGGAACAGtcctcggcaaaactcactcatgagcgcgctcactcatgctcactcacgctTAAATCGGCTAATGAACCgagcgtgagtgagcgatcCGAGAGCTGAGTAGGGGGTGAGTGAGTCTGAGTGAGCGGgccgagagctgagcggacCACGAGTGAACCCGAGTGAGTGAGCCGTGAATTGAACGGgcggtgagtgagcgtgagcGAGCGGGCTGAGAACTGAGCGAGctgtgagtgagcatgagtgagcgggccTAGAAGTGAATGGGTATTgattgagcgtgagtgagcgatcCAAGAGTTGAGCGGGCAGTGACTGAGCGTGAGTGTGCGAGTCTGGTGCTGAGTGGCCAATGACTGACTGAGCGTGAGGGAGAGCGCGTGGGTTGTGCGAGGAGCGTGCAAACTGAGCTTAGCATTACTGGGTGTGATGGAGCTGAGCAGTTAGTGTTACGACCAAATCGATATCAGTGAGTTAATATGAAATAGCAAGGTAGACAATAACTGCTGGTGGGAAGGAAGAACGGACTCCGACTGAAAGCATCCAAGTTTTGTTTCGGTTTGTATGTTTCGACCATTAAATACATAAATTAATCAATTAAACATCAAAACAATTAATACGGTGAAGCATTAAGAATTTTTGTGGACCTGTCTGGCGAATGACGAAACATCGTGGGGCATACCAAACTTATTCCAGATGGATCTCAGATATACTTTATAAATGgaaagaaaatatgcaaaagtaCGTACAGGTatggtgtttcacgaaaatcccccggctgaataattcgtggacaggtggcgccatccaagaaatttctttttggtaaagatccttgggacatgggctatgaactgagtagtgagtgGCCCATTTGCATACGCTCCCTAATTAAATAGACAtcataacttttaaattttacttcgcacgcttacggaacctgttttacgcatcgggaccttcagcgaaaaatattgcaagagaaaaaccgcgtcgacacttcgtgatttttccgagtaattaattggttttacatatttcttgcgcggagcagtgcaccaatgcgctctttggatcagctatccggctgtcaatttcgtgtttatCCGCTCGGTTTACACACGGGGGTGacagaagataaggaacagccgtgAGACGGCAAGACGCTTTTGCGAACCGAGAGCTGAGCGgacggtgagtgagcgtgaatgagcaagccgagagctgagcggacggtcagtgagcgtgagtgagcgagctgaGAACTGGGCGGGTGGTGaatgaacttgagtgagcgagccaagagctgagcggacggtgagtgagcgtgaTTGAGCGAGCCGAGAACTGGGTGGGTGATGAGTGAACTTGAGTGAGCGAGCCAAGAGCTGAGCGgacggtgagtgagcgtgaTTGAGCGAGCCGAGAACTGGGTGGGTGATGAGTGAACTTGAGTGAGCGAAAGTCAAAACTGCCGAGGTCTAATAGGGAAGTCCGTAATGGGATGTTTCACAGTAAACGATATTGTCGAAAGGTATTCGGAGTTCTTTCCTTTCTCCAGGTTGACATCATCAGGGGAGCATTAACGTACCATCGAATCCAAGTTCTTGGATGACTTGAGCACGCCACTGCAGCTCCTCCAGGCACTCCTGCAACCTCTCCGAAGGTGACGCATCTCGTAGTCCGGCGATGATATTATCCGTGGACGTGGCCGTAAGGTGAGTCCTGCTTTGTGGAGGGACGCCACAGATGTTGCCGAGAAGTGCTGCCCACTGGCTTACAAGACCGGACACGTCAAAGACGTCTTCCATTCTCAAAAGGCCCGTAGTGAAGTTGGCAGTAAATTCTTATCACGCTTTGCGCGTAGTACTGCTCTAAGTTCTGCTAGAAGCATTCTCAAGGGGCCATGACTCTAGTGCTTTGTTATCAGTACTTGCGCAACCATCATTATGGGCAGCAAAGGAGCATGTTATACCATAGCCTATACTGGATGGATACTAAAACAAATAGAGCGATGACGATGGCTATAGTGCCGAAAATGCAGACACCGTCAGAAAGAGttatgagagagagaaaatgtaTACTATACACATGCCCGTTTTGAGATGACCACGAAAGGGAAAATAGGTAGGCGTAcaaggtgtgtgcagataaacctaaCCCATATTTGCGCACGTAAGGCATTGTCTACTTACCTgatgaacttccggtggcgcacgctGGCGTATTTATTCGCGCAAAAGGTACAAAATCCTCGAAGCCATACTGAGCGTAAAAGACTAGACAGCACGCGAAGACGTCGGCTTCCACGCATTTGAATAGGGCAACATAGCGGCCTCAGGAGAGTTGTAttcaggtaccgctaggggagttAGTTATCTGTGCAGAAACTGAAACGATGTACCCTAGCGGTACCTGCATACACCTGCGACCGCCATGCTGCCCTATTCTATAATGCATGGAAGCCAacgttttcgcgctctgtttatgtttttacgctgagtatggcttctaTCATTTTTTTTGtcgctttcgcacgcataaatgcgccatcgtgcgccaccggacgTTCCTCTGGTATATAGACACAGGGTTACGTGTGCAAATGTGGGTTAGGTTTATCTGTACACACACAGTATAGCTCAATACTGTAGTTGCGCTGTGCTGCGAGCTGGTGGTACTGCAGCTGTGCTGTAGCTGCTGGCCACTCAGTTCAAGAGCAACGTGCTTGTAGCTTACATTGGGGTTCATGGCCAGACGCGTTGTAGCTGGGCTCCTTGAGGTGTATTCAACATCCTGTCCGATATCAGGTTGTGAATATAGCCGCTGGACTGGAATACAATTTAGAAAAATGTCAAAATGTATGTGAAAAGAAAAGTGGCATTCACTCTCGCATTAAAGGCAGTCAAATGCGTTTCCGTCTATTACAAGTTTGAGTTGGTCCCATTCTGTcccgtgtgtgtgtgagtgtgtgtgttcGTCGTTTTCAATGTATACGCTTGCATTGCAGCCCTCTCAAGCGTGCTATGAATGGGTGGTGTTGGTAGCGTGCTATTTCCAAGCGGTAAGTCGTTAGCATGCTGGCCATGGGGAgctacccgggttcgaatcccggtgccggctgtgctgtctggggtttttcctgggctttcctcagacggctgtcagacatatgtcggcacagttcccttacaagtcggcccaggacgcgcattccctCGGAaggttagtcgtgacgttgcccatatctgtgaggccgacaacggcaagctgttTCAGAAGTTCCACCATCccagcggtctgcctgccggcgTGGCGGCATGTTGCATGGGCAGACcgtgagtcctgggccgacttcacaggaaacTATTTGTCTTAGAGTGTATGTATATAGAGCTTTTAGTCTTAGAGAGCATAGCGTCTTAGAGCTTTGaccgacatttgtcttagaGCGTATGAGGAAAGCCCAGGCTGAACAAACGATGTCCACTGCTAACGTAGCTCGGCGGTTTTGTGGAACTGGAATGAACTTGAGCCGTTGAGCGGAACGTCTAAAAGAAACAAAAGTATCTATTAGGCAGGCAGGTTTTACTGAAAATGTTAGCGTGGGAGATACAGACAGAAGAATATTTGCGAAATGCCGAGCGAATCCCGACACACTTGATATTGTTACGACGATCGCCGCCGTCTCGTCATCAACACAATCGTTATTCTCACCGCCATCGTCATACGGTTCGAGCACGGTCCGATGGGTCACGAGAGCTCCACGTCACAGTCTATCATTGTCCTCGTTCATTAAATCCCCAGGCCATAGCTGTCTGATGTCGCCAGCACACAGTCCAGGACAGTCTGATGTCCCTGGCCATATCCAGCCTacgaacgctctgccctcaaggctctcttcacctttctggataccataggacttcgatacctattgtgaaggggcccattatttcattccccgcctcaccaccagcaatggggtagagtatcgcccatggcgatgaaactccctattcatcatctcgaaataaagttgttgttgttgttgatgtcgTCAAGTCCATTACCAATTATAGAATAACTTGAATACGCGCAAATTTTAGTTAGATGTACCGTCCAGGTAACGGTAAATTTCCAGGACTTGTAATCACGCGCCGTACTGGGACTCCGGTCATACTTGATCAATAACTCGTGATAACGCCCTCTCAGACAGTTCACCCAAATAATTTTCCCAAAAGAACGACTGCTCGAACGCAATTCCCTATATCTACTCTATCGCCTTGGCACTCGAAATTCCCCGCTGTTTAAATGTCACGCGAACTCCCACGATGTTTTCGCTCTACTGTCTAAGTAAGAAGGACGTTCGAAATTCATCTGTAAACTAGAAAAATAAGGGATCCACTCGTTTCCGATAAAGTGACAGGGATAATGGTTGGCGCGCAACTCACTTGCTGCGTGCGTCTCTGAAGCAGGTTTAACTGACAGCGTTTAATACGATAGCGAATGCAATGGAGCCGTTATTTAGAGCGAACTCTTTTCCCTCGTGATGCATTTCAGGGTGATGACGCTGAAGTTGGTCCCCAATAGTTTGCAGTGGATGCATGGGCCGTGCGACATATGGAACTTCGTAATTCCAAAACCCATCAAGACACTGGTACGTTTGTTGACTAGACATGTGTCTTACAAAAGTTTGTTTGTATATTAGGAGATAGCAAATAGTCAATGGAGAAAGCTAGCCGTCGTTGGAggtggaattggaattagaaaagaaaaatatggagatggtggctcctgCAAAACACAGGAGCTGGCTACTCCAGaacacttgaaaataaaaatcagtaaGACTAAAAAGTTCgaggcgctgcaatgtccacgagaaatgtcattaaagcagctGTCGAACGCTGTCTAAGATCCCTCGGCCATTCTCCGCCGTATATATAGTCCGACCTGTCACACAGAAATATAACCATTCAGAAAGGAACCTTTTTCTAGCTCTTCAGCTTGTTCTTATTTTGGCTGTCTGATGTCGCCTATGCCACATGCACAAGGAAGTTTTGATGCTCAGCTTAGTAGACTTAGGAATGCTGGCTATCTAGGAAACCAGcgccggtggcgcagcggtaacgcgtgcgcttggagactgggaggtccgcggttcgaatccgcgggccggctgtgccgtctggggtttttcctgggtttccctcagatgtgtaataggcgtatgccggcacagttcccctgaagtcggcccatggacgcagctatcctccccccgaacggattccgctcggtcttccacttctccctttcctctcctcctctccaccacctttcccttcccgagaaacatgccgcctaatcaggcaggcagacctctcgggttcctcccaacgacactcctcctcctcctcctcctcagctTACAGAGTGTTGCTGAAACGTTGTTAAGGAAAATGAAAtcgggcttaatcgcttcaccgtcgttacggtcgttacaagctaacgagtggtgaaaaattcaaaaaggtgggcacgtgacacattgcgcgtgacgtgtaccacgacCTTTACGTATTGCGCGAAGAGCgtcgtgcacgtgttttatcacgtgccctcctttttaaatttcgcgcccgcctttttgaattccccgccactcgttagcttgtaacgaccgtaacgacgatgaagcgattaagcccccaggagaGGGAGCAGATGAACCTAGGCCACGATCCAGTAGACCAGTGTGTATTCCCTATATTCACAGGATTTcccaaaattaaaaaaaaggtgGCAGCTAGATATGGAGTAGATGTTTTTTTCTGCTCCACATAAGTTACACTCTCTTTGCCACCGCATAAATTGCCCTAAGCAAGCAACCACAGCATTGCAAAATTAGGCATAGAGATCCTTTTGTTGAGTGCGATATAGGAGTGGTTTACTTCATACCGTTGGGTTGTGGCAATTTTTACATTGGTCAGTCCGGTCGCTGCCTCAATATTCGTCTCTTGGAGTATGCACCATCTTTAGGGCGAACTCCTTCTAGCCGTCTCTGACTTCATTGTAAAGAATGTTCTTCTTCGCCGCGATTCAAGGACACTACAATAATCGACAAGAGTCCAGAAAAAAACTGTTCGGGAGATGCGCTTCACATCAGTTTACGCGGCAACAGGTGCATAAGTGTGCCATCCATTGCCCTAACTCAACCTGAAAGAGATTTCCTTGTCTGTTAAGATTAAACGTGGGATGTGGGGGTAGGATTACACGTGCAAATGCCTTTTGTTATCGATCCACGTGTTACTACTGTGTTGCAAATTCACTTCAGATATCTACTGTGTTGCGATTGGTTGTTTGCTCTTTTTTCTGTATATATTTGTCTCCTCCCCTCAAGTTGCGAGTCTGCAGGTCTCCTGTCGTATATGTTTTAACCCATGTGTCCGCGTCTCTTGCTGCATTTTCACTCAAGTATGTACTTCAACCAACTACACCGCTACAACACGCT
It encodes the following:
- the LOC135399748 gene encoding uncharacterized protein LOC135399748, translating into MEDVFDVSGLVSQWAALLGNICGVPPQSRTHLTATSTDNIIAGLRDASPSERLQECLEELQWRAQVIQELGFDGITVAALRDHAQGFSDSLFAKGITGIRILFLLLTVVRHVVYDWILSHRRQDSPAEALETQYADELRGSEQEESIYVESLSETSSELWLSDELSDGMVQ